One window from the genome of Acidiferrobacterales bacterium encodes:
- a CDS encoding conjugal transfer protein TraG N-terminal domain-containing protein produces the protein MSVHSYFELATTLIGWHIGNSIAHVLASSGLIFLPFAIAIYRNWSGPIKSQESKSAAPVSLRRMEHDIYVAAVIMIFCFLPAVPIDPSEIEYRDRQQHKTVTAGDPDAPYMRSTHNAGEIRVPLIWWLAYQASSVLTTAAADAVALLGDPGLMRPVLMRIAKVSIQSEPLIREMREFRADCYDPSLAKYQNSVDPPKPENLQEAVDWLGSHLFLNTPGYYKRCTDVQICGSGYSASSFRPDWLAAGPAHNFQPGKPYCDAWWSHPDLGLRSKLTAELHALAPWLQGDLDRISKKFRESDPLYGQRKVIDHEDRFLRRIINSAPRVMVDRADNGKTFDWFSLEIFSIDGLQQILGVLGALVASAVFHVLMELLVIGLPMAQALMLMLVYISIPLVVPYAITNPSIIVRTVVIIFSLKFLSALWAVAAFLDEKLIETMYPDGSALEFGGTGTPEDVVLGLITLFSYISLPIAWFLLLSSVSSSAVSSLVHGLGNISQSLHLGSSSGLQTLEKIRTGTK, from the coding sequence ATGAGTGTGCATTCCTATTTTGAGTTGGCAACAACCCTGATCGGCTGGCATATCGGCAACAGCATCGCACACGTTCTGGCGTCAAGCGGACTGATATTCCTGCCGTTCGCGATCGCGATCTATAGAAATTGGTCGGGGCCGATCAAGAGTCAGGAGTCCAAGAGTGCCGCACCGGTCTCCTTGCGGCGAATGGAACACGACATTTATGTCGCAGCCGTCATCATGATTTTCTGTTTCCTGCCGGCAGTGCCGATCGATCCGAGTGAGATCGAATACAGGGACCGACAACAACATAAAACGGTGACAGCCGGTGACCCCGACGCGCCATACATGCGCTCGACGCACAATGCGGGAGAAATCCGGGTTCCGCTCATCTGGTGGCTGGCATACCAGGCTTCTTCAGTGCTTACCACCGCAGCGGCTGATGCAGTAGCGCTGCTGGGTGACCCCGGATTGATGCGCCCCGTGCTGATGCGCATCGCCAAGGTCAGCATCCAGAGCGAACCCCTGATACGGGAGATGCGGGAATTTCGCGCCGATTGCTATGATCCATCCCTGGCGAAGTACCAAAACAGCGTTGATCCGCCGAAACCTGAAAATCTCCAGGAAGCGGTCGATTGGCTGGGATCTCATTTGTTTCTGAACACCCCCGGATACTACAAAAGGTGCACAGATGTGCAGATTTGCGGGAGCGGCTACAGTGCGAGCTCGTTCAGGCCGGACTGGCTTGCTGCCGGCCCCGCCCACAACTTTCAGCCCGGAAAGCCCTATTGTGACGCCTGGTGGTCACATCCGGACCTGGGACTTCGATCAAAGCTGACGGCGGAACTTCACGCATTGGCACCGTGGTTGCAGGGTGATCTCGACAGGATAAGCAAGAAGTTCCGCGAGTCGGACCCCCTGTACGGACAGCGCAAGGTGATCGACCATGAAGACCGATTCTTGCGTCGCATCATCAACAGCGCACCGAGAGTGATGGTCGACCGTGCTGACAATGGCAAGACCTTTGACTGGTTTTCTCTGGAAATCTTCAGCATCGACGGGCTGCAGCAGATTCTGGGCGTGCTCGGTGCACTTGTGGCATCGGCGGTATTTCACGTGCTCATGGAGCTTTTGGTGATCGGGTTGCCGATGGCACAGGCTCTGATGCTGATGCTGGTATATATCTCAATCCCATTGGTCGTGCCTTACGCGATCACCAACCCCTCAATTATCGTTCGAACCGTAGTGATCATTTTTTCACTGAAGTTCCTTTCGGCCCTATGGGCGGTTGCCGCGTTCTTGGACGAGAAGCTGATTGAGACCATGTATCCGGACGGTTCTGCCTTGGAGTTCGGTGGAACCGGTACACCGGAAGATGTCGTATTGGGACTGATCACCCTGTTTTCCTATATCTCCCTGCCAATCGCGTGGTTTTTGCTTCTGAGTTCAGTCAGTTCAAGTGCGGTCAGTTCGCTGGTTCACGGATTGGGCAATATCAGCCAGAGCCTTCATCTTGGCAGCTCAAGCGGGTTGCAGACTCTCGAAAAAATCAGGACCGGTACAAAATAG
- a CDS encoding integrating conjugative element protein yields MRLNGQACRIRQLIGAISLSVLATGFEFASAEESITNYPLYYSLGGTKATSSAASVDSSLNWQRTKTNLTSGVCGSFSPSFDIQDMLSNQLNDTLTSLSAIPQTVTSALPGYILCRAKPGMCQLLQHYVVRAEKKWDISVKSCEDTMKELADGTDPFQDLMRISRVQAWQKQATVGSSATEAKRHADKADGCIEWIAGKKSGCRGSNPIWLLTDTSEAGWCLLLKQDPNCKGAAASRTTASHSHLQQLWPAPQVASQWITDVLGDYRMQSGENSSTVSGTGLLPKVEEETTQVHAQLTEVVYSGTTPTNAELEQLRSNRISLSPELITALRDLPDREFLITRLASEIALARIIEKAFLARRLLLSGLMEPNIQNSGTVSETIHKQIDILEREIERLTFEMHISKRLISDTVLSVLGAHRTLTTPGPSAEAIREMLLQ; encoded by the coding sequence TTGAGACTCAACGGACAAGCCTGCCGCATCAGGCAACTGATCGGAGCGATATCGCTCAGCGTGCTCGCGACCGGTTTTGAGTTTGCGTCAGCGGAGGAGTCAATCACCAACTATCCGCTGTATTACTCACTGGGCGGGACTAAAGCGACAAGTTCAGCGGCTTCGGTTGACTCCAGTCTCAACTGGCAGCGTACCAAGACGAACCTGACCAGTGGAGTTTGCGGCAGCTTCAGTCCTTCCTTCGACATTCAGGACATGCTGTCGAACCAGCTGAACGACACCTTGACATCACTGAGTGCGATTCCACAGACTGTGACAAGCGCTCTGCCAGGATATATCCTATGCCGTGCCAAGCCGGGCATGTGCCAGCTTCTTCAGCACTATGTGGTGCGCGCTGAGAAAAAGTGGGATATTTCCGTCAAGTCCTGCGAAGACACCATGAAGGAACTTGCAGATGGAACCGACCCGTTTCAGGATCTCATGAGAATCTCCAGAGTGCAGGCTTGGCAGAAACAGGCTACTGTCGGCTCAAGCGCCACCGAGGCGAAACGTCACGCTGACAAGGCGGATGGATGCATAGAATGGATCGCTGGGAAAAAATCGGGGTGCAGAGGTTCCAATCCCATCTGGCTGCTGACCGACACCTCCGAAGCTGGGTGGTGTCTGTTGCTGAAGCAGGATCCAAACTGCAAGGGAGCGGCCGCAAGCCGCACAACAGCCAGCCACTCGCATCTTCAGCAGCTTTGGCCGGCGCCACAAGTGGCGAGCCAGTGGATTACCGATGTTCTGGGAGACTACCGGATGCAGTCCGGTGAGAATTCATCCACGGTGTCGGGTACCGGCCTGCTACCGAAAGTTGAAGAGGAAACTACTCAAGTCCATGCCCAGCTGACTGAAGTCGTGTACTCGGGAACAACTCCGACAAACGCGGAGCTGGAACAATTGCGGAGCAATCGCATCTCACTGTCACCGGAACTGATTACGGCACTGAGAGATCTTCCGGATCGGGAATTCCTCATCACGCGCCTCGCCAGTGAAATCGCATTGGCGCGTATCATCGAAAAGGCCTTTTTGGCGCGCAGGCTGCTGCTCAGTGGCCTGATGGAGCCCAATATCCAAAACTCAGGCACCGTGTCAGAGACCATACATAAGCAAATTGACATTCTGGAGCGGGAAATTGAGCGTTTGACATTCGAGATGCATATCAGCAAACGGCTGATATCCGATACGGTTCTCAGCGTACTGGGCGCACATCGAACTCTCACGACGCCCGGGCCGTCAGCGGAAGCAATTCGAGAAATGCTGCTGCAATAG
- the dapE gene encoding succinyl-diaminopimelate desuccinylase — MNHDSATTALAKKLIQQPSVTPDDAGCQAILADLLQNDGYRVEHMNFGSVSNLWARIGDERPNLVFVGHTDVVPTGDESEWIYPPFSATEADGVLYGRGAADMKGSIAAMVTACQRFHSRYETFAGSMSLLITSDEEGIAVDGTRRVLEVLDARSEKIDYCLVGEPTSVSELGDTIKIGRRGSLCCELVVKGKQGHVAYPHLADNPIHRSGRLIASLAEMTWHDGGTDFPDTTLQISNINAGVGAGNVIPGRLDLSMNFRYSPATKAATLIDDVESLCRSLNLDYEANWDHSADSYYTSETYFADAVADAVSHILSCKPILSTDGGTSDGRFVAGTGAQVIELGPLNSTIHKVNECVATSDLDLLSQVYERIMETVLLGTDHGTE; from the coding sequence ATGAATCACGACAGTGCCACGACCGCACTTGCAAAAAAACTGATCCAGCAACCGTCAGTTACTCCTGACGACGCCGGCTGTCAGGCCATTCTCGCCGATCTGCTGCAGAACGATGGTTATCGTGTCGAGCATATGAACTTCGGGTCGGTATCCAATCTGTGGGCGAGAATCGGTGACGAACGGCCGAATCTGGTCTTTGTCGGACATACTGATGTCGTTCCAACCGGCGATGAGTCCGAGTGGATTTATCCACCATTTTCAGCGACGGAAGCCGATGGTGTGCTTTACGGCCGGGGTGCGGCAGACATGAAAGGCAGTATTGCAGCCATGGTGACCGCCTGTCAACGATTCCACTCCCGATACGAAACCTTTGCCGGGTCAATGTCATTACTGATTACAAGCGATGAAGAGGGCATAGCCGTAGACGGCACCCGCCGCGTTCTGGAGGTATTGGATGCGAGGTCGGAGAAGATTGACTATTGTCTTGTCGGTGAGCCTACCTCGGTTTCGGAATTGGGCGATACGATCAAAATCGGTCGTCGCGGGTCTCTATGCTGTGAATTGGTTGTCAAGGGCAAGCAAGGACATGTTGCCTACCCGCATCTCGCAGATAATCCCATTCACCGTTCGGGCAGATTGATTGCCAGTCTTGCTGAGATGACCTGGCACGACGGAGGGACGGACTTTCCGGATACAACTTTGCAAATCTCCAATATCAACGCCGGAGTCGGTGCAGGAAATGTGATTCCAGGTCGATTGGACCTTTCGATGAATTTTCGATACTCTCCGGCTACAAAAGCCGCCACCCTGATTGACGATGTGGAATCTCTTTGCAGGAGCCTGAATCTGGACTATGAGGCGAACTGGGATCATTCGGCCGATTCCTACTATACAAGCGAGACTTACTTTGCCGATGCGGTCGCCGATGCGGTCAGCCATATATTGAGCTGCAAGCCGATTCTATCTACGGATGGCGGGACATCTGATGGTCGGTTTGTTGCCGGTACCGGTGCCCAGGTCATTGAGTTGGGGCCGCTGAATTCGACGATCCACAAAGTCAATGAGTGTGTCGCGACGTCAGATCTGGATTTGCTTTCACAAGTCTATGAGCGAATTATGGAGACAGTGCTTTTAGGAACTGATCATGGTACTGAATGA
- a CDS encoding aspartate aminotransferase family protein: protein MVLNEPNQASVIDLGHKSYTPNYKPRDIVFRSGSGCHLQDMDGNEYLDLGSGIGVNSLGHRHPEIVDALNHQASRIWHTSNIYFTEPPVRLASRIIDRTFAEKIFFCNSGAEANEAAIKVVRKYAYENHAPEKRVIITFEGSFHGRTIASVTATAQPKYHEGFGPLPAGFRYCAFNDLDSFRTALKEDVCAVLLEPIQGEGGIRPFSVDFLTQVRKLCDENESLLIFDEIQCGMGRTGQLFAYEWAHDVVPDVVTIAKALGGGLPIGATLLGSKLNNVLSLGSHGSTFGGNPVCCAVADVVFKKLSDADFLSRIRTKGEYLVSRLTRLNECTGFFEEIRGKGLMIGMQISQRHGDIAAQVMQSCLEEGLLILQSGPNVIRLLPALTISDEEINRGVELLEKALKRHI, encoded by the coding sequence ATGGTACTGAATGAACCGAATCAAGCCTCCGTCATAGATCTGGGGCATAAGTCATATACGCCCAATTACAAACCCCGAGACATCGTATTTCGTTCTGGAAGTGGCTGTCACCTTCAGGATATGGATGGAAACGAATACCTGGATCTGGGATCAGGAATCGGTGTCAACAGCTTAGGCCATAGGCATCCGGAAATTGTCGATGCATTGAACCACCAGGCATCGCGGATCTGGCATACCAGCAATATCTATTTCACCGAGCCGCCGGTTCGGCTCGCTTCCCGGATCATCGACAGGACATTTGCCGAAAAGATATTTTTCTGCAATTCCGGCGCAGAGGCAAACGAAGCGGCAATAAAGGTAGTGCGCAAGTATGCCTACGAAAACCATGCTCCGGAAAAGCGAGTCATCATTACATTTGAAGGTTCATTTCATGGGCGGACAATCGCGTCGGTCACGGCTACCGCCCAACCGAAATATCATGAAGGGTTCGGTCCGCTGCCCGCTGGTTTTCGATATTGCGCATTCAATGATCTGGATAGTTTTAGAACTGCTTTGAAAGAAGATGTCTGTGCGGTCTTGCTGGAACCGATCCAGGGTGAAGGTGGGATACGCCCGTTTTCCGTGGATTTTCTTACGCAAGTTCGAAAATTATGTGACGAGAACGAATCGCTGTTGATATTCGATGAAATTCAATGCGGGATGGGCAGGACCGGACAACTCTTTGCCTATGAGTGGGCACACGATGTCGTGCCTGATGTCGTTACAATTGCCAAGGCACTTGGCGGCGGACTTCCAATCGGTGCAACCTTGCTTGGCAGCAAGCTCAACAACGTCCTCAGTCTCGGGAGTCATGGATCAACTTTCGGGGGAAATCCTGTGTGTTGCGCCGTGGCTGATGTCGTATTCAAGAAGCTCAGCGATGCAGATTTCCTGTCTCGTATCAGAACAAAGGGTGAGTATCTGGTGTCCCGACTGACCCGATTGAATGAATGTACGGGATTTTTTGAGGAGATACGCGGCAAGGGCTTGATGATTGGGATGCAAATCAGCCAAAGACATGGAGATATTGCCGCTCAAGTCATGCAAAGTTGCTTGGAGGAAGGCCTTCTGATTCTCCAGTCAGGGCCCAATGTCATTCGTCTGTTACCCGCGTTGACGATCAGTGACGAAGAAATCAATCGTGGCGTAGAACTGCTTGAAAAGGCGCTGAAAAGGCACATTTGA
- a CDS encoding site-specific DNA-methyltransferase, translating to MSRTTAMRAFGTSGRAGHDSSAFYDRRMYADDKSSGAAKSDEEIDCSEDVVNRVYNHSSTDMYHLPSNCVHLMVTSPPYNVGKEYDEDLTENEYCDLLYSVWQEVYRVLVPGGRACINIANIGRKPYIPLNAMISRQMSAIGYLMRGEIIWDKSASAGASCAWGSWKSASNPVLRDTHEYILVFSKGQYNRQAKDKESTINKDEFLEFTKSVWKFPAESARRVSHPAPFPLELPRRLIQLYTYANDVVLDPFIGSGTTAVSASRAGRRYVGYDVSSEYVKISETRLVMEGQPLLV from the coding sequence ATGTCAAGGACCACAGCGATGCGCGCATTCGGCACTTCAGGCCGGGCAGGTCACGATTCGAGTGCTTTCTATGATCGGAGAATGTATGCCGATGACAAGTCTTCCGGTGCCGCGAAATCCGATGAAGAGATCGACTGCAGTGAAGATGTAGTCAATCGGGTCTACAATCATTCCAGCACCGACATGTACCATCTGCCGAGCAATTGCGTTCATCTGATGGTGACATCACCTCCCTACAATGTAGGCAAGGAATATGATGAGGATTTAACCGAGAACGAGTATTGTGACCTTCTGTATTCTGTTTGGCAGGAGGTTTATCGTGTACTGGTCCCTGGCGGCAGGGCGTGTATCAACATTGCCAACATTGGAAGAAAGCCATACATCCCGTTAAACGCCATGATATCTCGTCAAATGAGTGCGATCGGATACCTGATGCGAGGGGAGATCATTTGGGATAAGTCTGCCAGTGCAGGGGCTTCATGTGCATGGGGAAGTTGGAAATCAGCCTCAAATCCCGTGCTTCGCGATACTCACGAATACATACTTGTTTTCTCGAAAGGACAATACAATCGCCAGGCAAAAGACAAGGAATCCACGATAAACAAAGATGAGTTCCTTGAATTCACCAAAAGCGTCTGGAAGTTCCCTGCTGAATCAGCAAGACGCGTCAGCCATCCAGCCCCGTTCCCTCTCGAATTACCGAGAAGATTGATTCAGTTGTATACCTATGCCAATGACGTTGTACTTGATCCGTTTATCGGATCCGGCACAACTGCAGTTTCTGCGTCGCGCGCAGGGCGAAGGTATGTTGGATATGATGTATCTTCAGAATATGTAAAGATTTCTGAGACACGCTTGGTGATGGAAGGCCAGCCGTTGCTTGTATGA
- a CDS encoding ABC transporter ATP-binding protein, with translation MKEKESYVQFVDVQKSYDGETLVVKNLNLSVAKGEFVTLLGPSGSGKTTCLMMLAGFETATHGEIILDGNPINHVSPHKRDIGMVFQNYALFPHMTVSENLAFPLRVRKLPASEVEDRVNKALNMVQLGEFGARLPGQLSGGQQQRVAVARALVFEPKLVLMDEPLGALDKQLREQMQYEIKHIHENLDVTVIYVTHDQGEALTMSNRIAVFNDGIIQQLAPPDDLYEEPENAFVAQFIGENNVLFGTVRNVSNGVCDVEVSDGNTVQAKVVNIDGNNSRTTLSLRPERVTVQPEPGTCANVVPAKVEEVIYLGDHVRTRVSLCGQSDFIVKIPNSHGHVNLEYGQEISIGWQSEDCRALDATQPATA, from the coding sequence ATGAAAGAAAAAGAATCATACGTCCAGTTTGTTGACGTTCAAAAAAGTTATGACGGCGAAACTTTGGTCGTCAAAAACTTAAACCTTTCTGTGGCGAAGGGAGAGTTTGTTACGTTGTTGGGCCCTTCAGGTTCCGGGAAAACAACGTGCCTGATGATGCTCGCTGGGTTTGAAACTGCGACGCATGGCGAAATCATTCTCGATGGAAATCCAATTAATCACGTCTCTCCTCATAAACGTGATATTGGGATGGTTTTCCAAAACTATGCCCTCTTCCCGCATATGACGGTGAGTGAGAATTTAGCCTTCCCGCTCCGTGTTCGAAAGTTACCCGCGTCCGAAGTTGAGGATCGGGTGAACAAGGCTCTGAATATGGTTCAGCTCGGTGAGTTCGGCGCAAGACTGCCGGGACAGCTTTCAGGTGGTCAGCAGCAACGGGTTGCAGTGGCGCGGGCGCTGGTCTTCGAGCCCAAGCTGGTTTTGATGGACGAACCGTTAGGAGCCCTTGATAAACAGCTCCGCGAACAGATGCAATACGAAATCAAGCATATCCACGAAAATCTGGATGTAACCGTGATCTACGTCACCCACGATCAAGGCGAAGCACTGACCATGTCGAATCGGATTGCGGTGTTCAATGATGGAATCATTCAACAATTAGCCCCGCCGGATGATCTCTATGAAGAGCCGGAAAATGCTTTCGTCGCGCAGTTTATCGGAGAAAACAATGTTCTGTTCGGAACTGTCAGGAACGTTTCAAATGGCGTATGCGATGTTGAGGTTTCGGATGGAAATACAGTCCAGGCCAAGGTTGTCAATATTGATGGCAATAATTCCCGTACCACACTGTCATTGAGACCAGAGCGAGTCACTGTCCAACCGGAACCGGGTACCTGTGCAAATGTTGTTCCAGCCAAAGTTGAAGAGGTGATTTACCTGGGCGATCATGTACGAACTCGTGTCAGTCTTTGCGGACAAAGTGATTTCATAGTCAAGATTCCAAATTCACACGGTCACGTCAATCTGGAATATGGCCAGGAAATCTCGATCGGGTGGCAATCCGAAGATTGTCGCGCGTTAGACGCGACCCAGCCCGCAACCGCCTGA
- a CDS encoding YjbE family putative metal transport protein (Members of this highly hydrophobic protein family,regularly are found preceded by the yybP-ykoY manganese riboswitch (see RF00080). A metal cation transport function is proposed.) has translation MSELSVFFQVVLVDILFAGDNAIAVGLVAAGLPKEQRAKVIAIGVGLAVILRICFAVVTVQLLKIPGLLVVGGLLLLWVCWRLYVDMNRHNTTESSINPDSPSQSLSFKQALFQILAADISMSLDNVLAVAGIARDHLAILVFGLALSVVLMLVAATYIANLLQKHRWLAYVGIIIIFIVAITMLWEGSQDIFHFFVA, from the coding sequence ATGTCTGAATTAAGTGTATTTTTTCAAGTTGTACTAGTGGACATCCTGTTCGCTGGGGACAACGCGATCGCTGTCGGGTTGGTGGCAGCCGGATTGCCTAAAGAACAGCGTGCGAAAGTGATCGCAATCGGAGTCGGTCTGGCTGTCATACTGCGAATCTGTTTCGCCGTAGTGACAGTTCAGTTACTTAAGATTCCCGGGTTGTTGGTAGTCGGTGGCCTGCTCTTGCTATGGGTTTGCTGGCGGCTGTATGTCGATATGAATCGTCACAATACTACAGAATCTTCGATAAACCCAGATAGCCCATCCCAGTCACTAAGCTTCAAACAAGCGCTTTTTCAGATTCTTGCGGCTGATATATCCATGTCACTGGATAACGTATTGGCTGTCGCCGGGATTGCCCGAGATCATCTCGCGATACTAGTTTTTGGCCTGGCACTCTCGGTGGTACTCATGCTCGTAGCAGCAACGTATATTGCTAATCTGCTTCAAAAGCATCGCTGGCTTGCCTATGTGGGAATAATTATAATTTTCATTGTCGCCATTACCATGCTCTGGGAAGGTTCACAGGATATATTTCACTTTTTTGTTGCTTGA
- a CDS encoding TIGR03756 family integrating conjugative element protein gives MERLQKPVAVWLLSALFALSASSQSSAEPITTAEIISRSMSLDCLDWKISGICIWLQCSIFGCFVVTTPRISHRLPDLVVTSYPQSAKTPWVEKRPILQSIRNQSNSLLSGGSMAGVGNELMQQESLQYSEVDVIGNPASNSMEFGRFLCQSAAKPHFPYFISLIDHKAWRSGLPDGERREAKTPGEREIGDWPHHTWGSVFPRSGFVFQAHPGKAAAVNCQRAVDILLGDISGHVVNKFSQRPFNVVQRGDSKATNEDDCSRSGGSWSDRESSCLSQSWYQWLPKSDEKTDKWQMILPLENKSCLTFGKSPIWPYKAQAGDGEYIWNYWAKYKCCVKAGGILLTHFDF, from the coding sequence ATGGAGAGACTTCAGAAACCAGTAGCAGTTTGGCTCCTATCGGCTTTATTTGCATTGTCGGCGTCCTCCCAATCGAGTGCTGAGCCAATTACCACAGCCGAAATAATCTCGCGCTCTATGAGCCTTGATTGCCTTGATTGGAAAATCAGTGGCATCTGTATATGGCTCCAATGCTCAATTTTTGGCTGTTTCGTCGTAACAACTCCAAGAATTTCTCATCGATTGCCAGATTTGGTAGTGACCTCATATCCCCAATCAGCGAAAACACCTTGGGTCGAGAAAAGACCGATACTTCAGTCAATCCGGAACCAGTCCAACTCGTTGCTGTCGGGTGGTAGTATGGCAGGGGTAGGAAACGAATTGATGCAGCAGGAATCCCTTCAATATAGTGAAGTCGACGTAATCGGCAACCCTGCGAGTAATTCTATGGAATTCGGAAGATTTCTATGTCAGTCAGCGGCCAAGCCACATTTTCCTTACTTCATCTCTCTCATTGACCATAAAGCATGGCGAAGCGGGTTGCCCGATGGTGAGAGAAGAGAAGCCAAAACTCCAGGTGAGAGAGAAATTGGAGATTGGCCTCATCATACTTGGGGCTCGGTTTTCCCTCGTTCGGGATTTGTTTTTCAGGCTCATCCGGGGAAAGCGGCGGCCGTAAACTGTCAACGCGCAGTTGATATTCTACTCGGAGACATTTCCGGACACGTCGTCAATAAATTTTCTCAAAGACCATTCAACGTCGTCCAGCGCGGCGATTCTAAAGCGACGAACGAGGACGATTGCAGTCGAAGTGGAGGTTCATGGAGTGACCGCGAATCCAGCTGTCTATCGCAATCCTGGTACCAATGGCTACCAAAGTCGGACGAGAAAACAGACAAATGGCAGATGATATTGCCGCTGGAAAACAAGTCATGTCTGACATTTGGCAAAAGTCCGATCTGGCCGTACAAAGCGCAGGCTGGCGATGGTGAATACATTTGGAACTACTGGGCGAAGTACAAGTGTTGTGTCAAAGCTGGTGGAATTCTTTTGACCCATTTCGACTTCTAG
- a CDS encoding DUF1525 domain-containing protein has translation MKAAPGLLAFLFASTINVHILYASDLPQNIKLFIDKPQEIRLHASDIPGSISIELYDYSLINRMNASLSENLSDNPQVAARQAADRIKNNLDELKNLYRTAIEAHELAERFGILRLPAAVIDDSIVVYDTTELDEILRLWRDFRNQ, from the coding sequence ATGAAAGCAGCGCCAGGACTTCTTGCTTTTCTGTTCGCATCAACAATCAATGTGCATATTCTCTATGCATCAGACCTGCCTCAAAACATCAAGCTGTTTATAGACAAACCGCAAGAAATTCGGCTGCATGCCTCCGACATTCCCGGGTCGATCAGTATCGAGCTGTATGACTATTCCCTGATCAATAGGATGAACGCCAGTCTAAGTGAAAATCTCTCGGACAATCCGCAAGTGGCTGCCCGGCAGGCTGCCGACAGGATAAAAAACAATCTGGATGAACTCAAAAACCTATATCGAACTGCGATTGAAGCGCACGAATTGGCGGAACGATTCGGGATACTCAGGCTGCCGGCCGCAGTCATAGACGACTCAATAGTTGTATACGACACTACTGAACTGGATGAAATTCTGCGTTTATGGAGAGACTTCAGAAACCAGTAG